Proteins from a single region of Diaphorobacter limosus:
- a CDS encoding fumarate hydratase, with translation MTTTIRYNDLVESVAAALQYISYYHPADYIEHLARAYEREQSPAAKDAMAQILTNSKMSATGHRPICQDTGIVNVFLKIGMNVRFEGFAADQSLEDAVNEGVRRGYNHPDNTLRASVVADPHFARKNTKDNTPAVINVQIVPGDKLDVTVAAKGGGSENKSKMIMMNPSDSLVDWVLKTVPTMGAGWCPPGMLGIGIGGTAEKAVLLAKESLMEDLDMYELQAKSRRGEKLTQVEELRLELYEKVNALGIGAQGLGGLSTVLDIKIKMYPTHAASKPVAMIPNCAATRHAHFVMDGSGPVYLEAPSLDLWPKIDWEPDYNKSKRVDLNKLTKEEVASWKPGDTLLLNGKMLTGRDAAHKRIQDMLAKGEKLPVDFTNRVIYYVGPVDPVRDEAVGPAGPTTATRMDKFTDMMLEQTGLIAMIGKAERGPVAIESIKQHKSAYLMAVGGAAYLVSKAIKAAKVVGFEDLGMEAIYEFDVVDMPVTVAVDAGGTSAHITGPAEWQKRIATGEFKGIEVASA, from the coding sequence ATGACCACGACCATCCGTTACAACGACCTTGTGGAGTCCGTAGCTGCAGCGCTGCAGTACATCTCCTACTACCACCCGGCCGACTACATCGAGCATCTGGCGCGCGCCTACGAGCGCGAGCAATCGCCCGCCGCCAAGGACGCCATGGCGCAGATCCTCACCAACAGCAAGATGAGCGCCACCGGCCACCGCCCCATCTGCCAGGACACGGGCATCGTCAACGTCTTCCTGAAAATCGGCATGAATGTGCGCTTTGAAGGCTTTGCCGCCGACCAGAGCCTGGAAGACGCCGTCAACGAAGGCGTGCGCCGCGGCTACAACCATCCGGACAACACGCTGCGCGCCAGCGTTGTCGCCGACCCGCACTTTGCGCGCAAGAACACCAAGGACAACACCCCTGCCGTCATCAACGTGCAGATCGTGCCCGGCGACAAGCTGGACGTGACCGTGGCCGCCAAGGGTGGCGGCAGCGAGAACAAGTCCAAGATGATCATGATGAACCCCAGCGACAGCCTGGTGGACTGGGTGCTGAAGACCGTGCCCACCATGGGCGCCGGCTGGTGCCCGCCCGGCATGCTGGGCATTGGCATAGGCGGCACGGCAGAAAAGGCCGTGCTGCTGGCCAAGGAAAGCCTGATGGAAGACCTGGACATGTACGAGCTGCAGGCCAAGTCGCGCCGCGGCGAAAAGCTGACCCAGGTGGAGGAACTGCGCCTGGAGCTGTACGAGAAGGTCAACGCCCTCGGCATTGGCGCGCAGGGCCTGGGCGGGCTTTCCACGGTACTGGACATCAAGATCAAGATGTACCCCACGCACGCCGCCAGCAAGCCCGTGGCCATGATCCCCAACTGCGCCGCCACGCGCCACGCGCACTTCGTCATGGACGGCAGCGGCCCCGTGTACCTGGAGGCGCCCAGCCTGGATCTGTGGCCCAAGATCGACTGGGAGCCCGACTACAACAAGAGCAAGCGCGTGGACTTGAACAAGCTGACGAAGGAAGAAGTCGCCAGCTGGAAGCCCGGCGACACCCTGCTCTTGAACGGCAAGATGCTCACCGGCCGCGACGCCGCGCACAAGCGCATCCAGGACATGCTGGCCAAGGGCGAAAAGCTGCCGGTGGACTTCACCAACCGCGTCATCTACTACGTCGGCCCGGTCGATCCCGTGCGTGACGAGGCCGTGGGCCCCGCCGGCCCCACCACCGCCACGCGCATGGACAAGTTCACCGACATGATGCTGGAGCAGACCGGCCTGATCGCCATGATAGGCAAGGCCGAACGCGGCCCCGTCGCCATCGAGAGCATCAAGCAGCACAAATCGGCCTATCTGATGGCCGTGGGCGGCGCCGCCTACCTGGTCAGCAAGGCCATCAAGGCCGCCAAGGTAGTCGGCTTTGAAGACCTGGGCATGGAAGCCATCTACGAATTCGACGTGGTGGATATGCCCGTCACCGTGGCCGTGGACGCCGGTGGCACCAGCGCCCATATCACCGGGCCGGCCGAATGGCAGAAGCGCATTGCCACGGGGGAGTTCAAGGGGATTGAGGTGGCGTCGGCGTAA
- a CDS encoding Crp/Fnr family transcriptional regulator, with protein sequence MNATLRPSPDAQSQRPLLTAREREAIGRSPWFAALTPSLRHDILRLGRVTRHAHGEAIVEQGQTMRDWFTCASGALRFRRTTPAGKQVTLAYVEPGVWVGEAEVLYGRPCTYEAHAHGPTTLLSVPETALRSLLQQHPTFGEALLTLQAWSMRSLYTMMEDVATMPLRARLAKQLLHLLERFGAPYAEPQASRPLGLSLTQDELAGLLGGSRQRVNVELKWLEQQGLISVRPRGVEVHDAAGLQTLVDQAADEGKTGG encoded by the coding sequence ATGAACGCCACCCTGCGCCCCAGTCCCGATGCCCAGTCTCAACGCCCGCTGCTGACCGCCCGGGAGCGCGAAGCCATTGGTCGCAGCCCCTGGTTTGCCGCCCTCACGCCATCGCTGCGCCACGACATCCTGCGCCTGGGCCGCGTCACGCGCCACGCGCATGGCGAGGCCATCGTCGAGCAAGGCCAGACCATGCGCGACTGGTTCACCTGCGCCAGCGGCGCGCTGCGCTTTCGGCGCACCACGCCGGCGGGCAAGCAGGTCACGCTGGCCTATGTGGAGCCGGGCGTCTGGGTGGGCGAGGCCGAGGTGCTCTACGGCCGCCCCTGCACCTACGAGGCCCATGCCCATGGCCCGACCACGCTGCTGAGCGTGCCGGAGACGGCGCTGCGCTCGCTGCTGCAGCAGCACCCGACGTTCGGCGAGGCCCTGCTCACGCTGCAGGCGTGGAGCATGCGCTCGCTCTACACCATGATGGAAGACGTGGCCACCATGCCGCTGCGCGCGCGCCTGGCCAAGCAATTGCTGCATCTGCTGGAGCGCTTTGGCGCCCCCTACGCCGAACCCCAGGCGAGCCGTCCCCTGGGCCTGTCACTGACGCAGGACGAGCTGGCCGGCCTGCTCGGCGGCTCGCGCCAGCGCGTGAACGTGGAGCTGAAATGGCTGGAACAACAAGGCCTGATCAGCGTGCGCCCGCGTGGCGTGGAGGTGCATGACGCCGCCGGCCTGCAAACCCTGGTGGATCAGGCTGCGGACGAGGGCAAGACGGGGGGCTGA
- the fumC gene encoding class II fumarate hydratase, with the protein MTSNTRQERDTFGPIDVPADRLWGAQTQRSLLNFDISGERQPRELIHALARVKRASARVNHALGLLEARKQAAIVAAADEVIAGQHAQEFPLVVWQTGSGTQTNMNVNEVLANRASELMGGPRGQARLVHPNDDVNKSQSSNDVFPTAMHVAAVQAIAERLLPALALLRATLHAKAQAFDDIVKIGRTHLQDATPLTLGQEFSGWVAQLAHAERHVRDALPHLCELALGGTAVGTGLNAPPGYADQVAADLAAQTGLPFVTSPNKFESLASCDALVAAHGALKTLAASLMKIANDVRWLASGPRSGIGEITIPENEPGSSIMPGKVNPTQCEALTMLAAQVLGNDVAINVGGSSGNFELNVFRPMVAHNFLQSVRLLADGMKSFNDHCAVGIEPNRARIAELVEQSLMLVTALNTHIGYDKAAQIAKKAHQDGSSLRQAALALGHVTAAQFDEWVVPGKMVGR; encoded by the coding sequence ATGACCAGCAACACCCGCCAGGAGCGCGACACCTTCGGCCCGATTGACGTGCCCGCCGACCGGCTGTGGGGCGCGCAGACGCAGCGCTCGCTGCTGAACTTCGACATCTCGGGCGAGCGCCAGCCGCGCGAGCTCATCCACGCCCTGGCCCGGGTCAAGCGCGCCTCGGCGCGCGTCAACCATGCGCTGGGCCTGCTGGAGGCGCGCAAGCAGGCGGCCATAGTGGCCGCGGCCGACGAGGTGATTGCCGGCCAGCATGCGCAAGAGTTTCCGCTGGTGGTGTGGCAGACGGGATCGGGCACGCAGACCAACATGAATGTCAACGAGGTGCTGGCCAATCGCGCCAGCGAGCTCATGGGCGGCCCGCGCGGCCAGGCGCGCCTGGTGCACCCGAATGACGATGTGAACAAGAGCCAGTCGAGCAACGATGTCTTCCCCACGGCCATGCATGTGGCGGCGGTGCAGGCCATTGCCGAGCGGCTGCTGCCGGCCCTGGCCCTGCTGCGCGCCACGCTGCACGCCAAGGCCCAGGCGTTTGACGACATCGTGAAAATTGGCCGCACCCATTTGCAGGACGCCACGCCGCTGACGCTGGGGCAGGAGTTCTCGGGCTGGGTGGCGCAGCTGGCGCATGCCGAGCGCCATGTGCGCGATGCGCTGCCGCACCTGTGCGAGCTGGCACTGGGCGGCACGGCCGTGGGCACGGGGCTGAATGCGCCGCCGGGCTATGCCGATCAGGTGGCCGCCGACCTGGCGGCGCAGACCGGGCTGCCGTTCGTCACCTCGCCAAATAAGTTCGAGTCGCTGGCCAGCTGCGATGCGCTGGTGGCCGCGCATGGCGCCCTGAAAACCCTGGCCGCCAGCCTGATGAAGATTGCCAACGACGTGCGCTGGCTGGCCAGCGGGCCGCGCAGCGGCATTGGCGAGATCACTATCCCCGAGAATGAGCCGGGCTCCAGCATCATGCCCGGCAAGGTCAACCCCACGCAGTGCGAGGCCCTGACCATGCTGGCCGCGCAGGTGCTGGGCAACGATGTGGCCATCAACGTGGGGGGGAGCAGCGGCAACTTCGAGCTGAACGTGTTCCGCCCCATGGTGGCGCACAACTTTCTGCAAAGCGTGCGCCTGCTGGCCGATGGCATGAAGAGCTTCAACGACCATTGCGCCGTGGGCATTGAGCCCAACCGCGCGCGCATTGCCGAGCTGGTGGAGCAGTCGCTGATGCTGGTGACGGCGCTCAACACCCACATCGGCTACGACAAGGCCGCGCAGATCGCCAAGAAGGCGCATCAGGACGGCAGCAGCCTGCGCCAGGCGGCGTTGGCCCTGGGCCATGTCACGGCGGCGCAGTTCGACGAATGGGTGGTGCCGGGGAAGATGGTGGGGCGGTGA